Within Schumannella luteola, the genomic segment GGCGGATGCGGCGGTATCGGCGGCATCGGCCGCATCGGCGGCTCGGAGCTCCGTCAGCACCCGCGCCCCCGCCGGGGCGTCCGGCGCATCCACCGCGAAGCTGAAACCGGAGTAGTCGAGGTTCGCACTCATCGCGACGAGCGAGCGCACCCGGTCGGGCTGCTCGCGCGCGAGCAGCAGACCGAGGATGGCGCCGTCGCTGAAGCCGACGACATCCATCCGCTCGAGGCCGTGCGCGTCGAGGTAGCCGATCAGCGAGGCCAGTGCGACGTCGTAGGAGTAGCGGCCCTCGACATCCGCCGTGCGACCGTGGCCCGGGCGCTCGTAGGCGTGCACGCGATATCCGTCGGCGACGAGCGCCTCGCCCTGCGCGCGCAGGTGCTCGAGCGAGCAGAAACCGCCGTGCAGCAGGAGCAGCGGGTCGCCGGATCCCGCGACCTCCTCGTAGAGGTCGTCGTCGCCGATCCGCAGGTAGCCCACGGTCTGACAGGCTAGCGAGGATGCCCGACACGCCAGCCTCCCTCGCCCCCGCCGTCTCGCCCGTGCGCCACTGGATCGGCCTGCTCGTCGTCGGGCTGATCGGCGGCTTCCTCTCGGGACTGTTCGGCGTCGGCGGCGGCATCATCATGGTGCCGCTGCTCACCACGATCGTCGGCTTCGACCACCGCCGCGCCGCCGCGACCTCGCTCGCCGCGATCGTGCCGACCGCGATCGCCGGAACCGCGAGCTACGCCGCGGGTGGCCAGGTGCAGCTGCTCGCCGCGGCGATCATCGGCGTCGGCGGCATCGTCGGCGCGCAGATCGGATCGCGGCTGCTGCGCCGCCTGCCGCTCGGCTGGCTGCGCTGGCTCTTCGTCGCCCTGCTCGTGGTCGTCGCCGTGCGCACTCTGATCGAGGTGCCGTCGCGCGGCGGCGAGTTCGCGATCACGCCGCCGAGCGTCATCGGGCTGGTCGCGCTGGGACTCGTGATGGGGATCGCGTCGGGGCTGTTCGGCATCGGCGGCGGCATCCTCGTCGTACCCGTGCTGATCGCCGTGTTCGGGGCGAACGACCTGCTCGCGAAGGGCACCTCGCTCGCCGCGATGATCCTCACCGCGCTCTCGGGCACGATCGCGAACGTGCGGGCCCACCTCGTCCGCCCGGCCGAGGGGCTGGTGCTCGGCGTCGCGGCGGTCGCCTCGTCGTTCGGCGGCGTCGCTCTCGCGTTCGGACTGTCGCCGTTGGTGGCCAACATCCTCTTCGCGCTGCTCATCGCCTTCTCGGCGGTGCAGATCGTGATCGCGGCGCTGCGCGATCGGCGCTCGCGCTAGCTCAGCCGATCGTCGCCGACGAGAAGCCGGAGGCGACGTGCACCTTCAGCTGGTCGGGTGCGTCGGTCGAGTAGGCGAGCAGGAAGGTCGCGCTGTCGCCGGCCTCGAGCTCGCCGGTGTGGCCGGCGTCGATCCCGGCGCGGCGGTCGAGGATCGGGGTCGCGGCGACGCCGTTCGCCGAGGCGGAGAAGAGCAGATCGAGGTCGGCCGTCTTCGAGCCGGTGTTGGTGACGGTGACGGTCATGACGCGCTGGGCATCCTGGTCGTCGCCGGTCGCGCGCCGCGTGGGCTCGAAGTCGCCGGGCGTCGAGACCGTCACGTCGAAGCCGCCGACGTGCACGGTGTGGCCGAAAGCGGGGGAGGCGACGGGCTGCGCCGCCGCGGCGTCGTCGGTGACCGACGCGGCCGCTGCGGTGCCGGCCAGTGCCGAGTCGGACGCGATCGGGGCCGAGGTGTAGCCGAAGATCAGCGCTAGTGAGACCGCCGAGAAGGAGAGCGTGGCCCCGAAGAGCGCGACCGCCTCGCCGCGACCGCGTCGGCGGGAGAGCACGATGAGCCCGGCGATGATGCCGACGAGTCCGGCTCCGGCGGCGATGACCATCGTCCCCTGCATCGCCGAGAGCACGGCGGCGATCGAGCCGAGACCGAGCGAGAGGGTCGCGAAGACGACCGGCGGCAGTCCGCCGCGGGCGGAAGCCCGGTCGGCGACGGGCTCGTCGGCGTCGTCCGCGAGGATCACGCCGGCGGCGCCGCCGTTCGCGTGACGCAGAGCCGACACCGGCGCCGGCTCGGAGTCCGGAGCCGAGGGCTCGAGCACGGACGCGACGACGGCATCCACGAGGGATACGGCCGAGGTGTCGAGTGTGCTCACGGTGCCCACCCTGCGCCTCGCGCGCGGGAAATCTCAGTCCCAGTTCGAGCGCGCCCCTTTCGAGGGGCGGCCCTGCAGGCAGCCTCGCCGGCGGCCCCGGCGCCGGCTCCGGATCAGAGCTCGATCGACTCACCGGGCTGCAACACGAAGCCCTCGCCGCCGACCTGCGCGACCATGTCGGCGATGCGGGTCTCGGCCATCGCCTTGCCGGCCTGCGAGTTGATCATCTCGTGGATGGGGAAGGTGCGCTTCGGCTTGACCGCGAGCACGTAGTCCATGAACTCGGCCGCCTTCAGCCAGGGCGCGCTCGACGGCACCGCGAGAACCTCCACCGGCTCCTCGGGGATCGTGAACGAGTCGCCCGGGTGGAACAGGGTGCCGTCGACGAGCACCGCGACGTTGTCGATCTGCGGGATCGAGGAGTGGATGATCGCGTGGCGCCCGCCCTCGAACTTCAGCGTGAACGGACCCACCTCGACGGTCTCGCCCGGCACGGCGACGGTGACGTCGAACCCGGTCGCGGCGGCGGCGACGGCAGCGGTCGAGTAGACGGGGATGCCCTCGTTGAGCTCGAGGACGCGCTCGACCTGCTGCTGCGTCCAGTGGTCGGCGTGCTCGTGGGTGATGACGATGCCGGCGACCTTCGTGAGGTCGAACAGCGGAGTGGTGAACGAACCCGGATCGATGACGAGCTTCTCGTCGCTCTTCTCCAGCACCAGGCAGGCGTGCTCGTACTTCGTCAGCTTCATGCCGCCGACGCTAGCGCGCACCGGCGACGCGGATGCGGTGCGCCGGGTGCGTGCTCAGGATGGCGCGGCCCGCCGCGGGCTCAGGACCGGGTCCAGCGCCGCAGGTCGAGCGCGACGACGCGGCGGCGGCCGGGCCACTCGCTATGGGTCCAGAGGCGGCGGCGGTCGGGGTCGACGGCGATGTCCTCGGGGCCGGAGGGCAGCACCTCGCGGTGGCGGACGAAGCCGCCGACGATCTCGAGCTCGGCGGCGCGGTCGTCGTGGGCGACGCTGGGGGCGGCCGCAGCCGACGCGGGCGGTGCGCCGGTGCCGATCGCGCTGTCGCCGACCCCGCCGACCCAGAGGTCGCCGTCGCGGCGGTCGCCGTTCGTCGAGGTGAGGAACCAGGTGCCGTCGACGACGACCGCGCCCTGCAGTCCGCGGAGTCCCGGCTGGTGCACGTCGTCGATCGGGATGCGGTCCGGCTCGTCGTCGGCGCCGCAGCCGTCGAGCAGGGCGTCGGCGTCGAGCGGGATGCGCAGCAGCCGACCGCCCGCGGGGGTCGAGCTGAACTCGCCGGCGACGAGGTAGGCGCCGGCGGTGCCGGTGCCGGTGCCGGTGCCCACGTCCGCGGTGCCGCCCGCCTTCCCGCTCTCGAGCGAGATGAAGGAGAAGCGCAGGCGGCCGCGCGCCCCGAGCGAGGAGTAGGCGCGGTGCTGCGGCAGCACGATCCGGTGGCCGAACGGCAGCCGGCCGGCGGCCCAGGGGATGCCGGCTCGGGCACGACCCGATCCGCCGAGCAGAAGCAGATCGCCGAGCCGGAACTCGCGCAGCCCGCCGCTCGCGGCCGCGACCAGCAGTCGATCGCCCGTCACGGCGATGCCGCCCGCGTGCACCTCGACGGGCTCGAAGCGCACGCCACCCGACGCCGCGTCGTCGGTGACCGCGTTCACGAGCAGCACATTCCAGTAGCGGGGGCGCCGCACATCCAGGTCGACGATGCTGAGCCGCGATCCCTGGCTCGCGCCGCGCCGCTTCTGCGCGTACCAGCTGACGAGCAGCACGCGGCGCCCGTCTCGGCGGATGACCTCGATGCCCTGCGGCCACCAGCGCTGACTCCAGTCGTCGAGCCGGTGCCAGCGGAGGGTGTGCGTCGCGGCCGGCGCGGTCGAGCGGATGCGCGTCATGCGGCGCGTTCGTGGTACGGCCGGGTCACGGCGCAGGCCCAGACGTGCGGCCCATCCGGTCGCGCGGCGGGCGGCCCCGAGCAGCCCGTCGAGACCGAGCCGGGTGTGCGCAGCGAGGAGGCGGTCGCGCGCATCCTCGTCGACGATCTCCCGCCGCAGTCCGTGCCGC encodes:
- a CDS encoding MBL fold metallo-hydrolase — its product is MKLTKYEHACLVLEKSDEKLVIDPGSFTTPLFDLTKVAGIVITHEHADHWTQQQVERVLELNEGIPVYSTAAVAAAATGFDVTVAVPGETVEVGPFTLKFEGGRHAIIHSSIPQIDNVAVLVDGTLFHPGDSFTIPEEPVEVLAVPSSAPWLKAAEFMDYVLAVKPKRTFPIHEMINSQAGKAMAETRIADMVAQVGGEGFVLQPGESIEL
- a CDS encoding sulfite exporter TauE/SafE family protein, producing MPDTPASLAPAVSPVRHWIGLLVVGLIGGFLSGLFGVGGGIIMVPLLTTIVGFDHRRAAATSLAAIVPTAIAGTASYAAGGQVQLLAAAIIGVGGIVGAQIGSRLLRRLPLGWLRWLFVALLVVVAVRTLIEVPSRGGEFAITPPSVIGLVALGLVMGIASGLFGIGGGILVVPVLIAVFGANDLLAKGTSLAAMILTALSGTIANVRAHLVRPAEGLVLGVAAVASSFGGVALAFGLSPLVANILFALLIAFSAVQIVIAALRDRRSR
- a CDS encoding alpha/beta hydrolase, with the translated sequence MGYLRIGDDDLYEEVAGSGDPLLLLHGGFCSLEHLRAQGEALVADGYRVHAYERPGHGRTADVEGRYSYDVALASLIGYLDAHGLERMDVVGFSDGAILGLLLAREQPDRVRSLVAMSANLDYSGFSFAVDAPDAPAGARVLTELRAADAADAADTAASAAPKPDLERMHYDRLSPDGPAHGDAVMAKLVELWTEQPRIDTASLAAITARTLILSADRDSVRVDHSLLIAASIPDAQLAIVPGSSHDLVADRPALVETLIREFLAGS